The following proteins come from a genomic window of Paenibacillus swuensis:
- a CDS encoding PucR family transcriptional regulator, with the protein MLLEQLLRIPIFKHAEVLAGQHGLRRNAGSVNIMDAPDIINYLKKDELLLTNGYFVKDRPDALITLMTDMHAMGCTGLAIKTKRFSLDIPRHVLDEADRLQFPIIELSAVTHSLGEIFQQSTSTILENKSHELHYALTIHKQFSAMIMHGKGISEIIDMLTQLVSVPVLLVNSKLQVTGRSQHFHHPDMQALIAATLSTLPTLFSEPAAPLSLCLLQEGVGNNRHVELFPIHTYRHEGYIIAYHTEQNDSKLSLLAMEQAANVIGLELTKRQAVKERSRRYKNEFFLDLVEGYITSEQEALHRGKKYGLNNQDTSIILVCKQDEYAEPDASGMRHRLGASLAEDRLYSERDAHYEMIKRAFSALGLPFVMFNKNDVFVILTFLKDPAWEEQGLLQRLEDMTEQMHADSGLNFSMGIGNPVTNVLDLELSYKEAVKALQTGVRMNKGRFVHSYQIHEVSRLLRMIPYDELKQFYMETFRELVSSHDGENSELLRTLCVYYENHCALAETAKQLYVHRNTVIYRLEKCEKLTGRRLKDPMESLRFRIAFTLEPLIKVKPS; encoded by the coding sequence ATGCTATTGGAACAACTGTTGAGGATCCCGATATTTAAGCATGCCGAGGTGCTCGCAGGCCAACATGGGCTCCGCCGGAATGCGGGTTCCGTCAATATTATGGATGCTCCCGATATTATCAACTATCTGAAGAAGGACGAGCTGTTGCTCACGAACGGATACTTCGTCAAAGATCGCCCGGACGCGCTCATTACGCTAATGACCGACATGCATGCCATGGGCTGCACCGGTCTTGCCATCAAGACCAAGCGCTTTTCGCTGGACATTCCCCGGCATGTGTTGGACGAAGCCGACCGCCTTCAGTTTCCCATTATTGAACTTTCCGCCGTTACGCATTCGCTGGGTGAAATCTTTCAACAGTCCACAAGCACCATTTTGGAAAATAAAAGCCACGAGCTCCACTACGCCCTGACCATTCATAAGCAATTCTCGGCCATGATCATGCACGGCAAGGGCATCTCCGAGATCATCGACATGCTGACCCAGCTGGTTTCAGTGCCGGTACTTCTGGTCAATTCCAAGCTTCAGGTGACGGGGCGTTCGCAGCACTTTCATCATCCGGACATGCAAGCGCTCATAGCTGCCACCCTGTCCACCTTGCCGACATTATTCTCTGAACCTGCTGCGCCGCTTTCGCTGTGCCTCCTGCAGGAAGGTGTTGGGAATAACCGCCATGTGGAGCTCTTCCCTATTCACACGTACCGTCATGAAGGTTATATCATCGCTTATCACACGGAGCAGAATGACTCCAAGCTATCCCTGCTCGCCATGGAACAAGCCGCTAATGTCATCGGTTTGGAGTTAACGAAACGCCAGGCTGTAAAGGAGCGCTCGCGCCGCTATAAGAACGAGTTTTTCCTGGATTTGGTGGAGGGGTACATTACTTCGGAGCAAGAAGCGCTTCATCGGGGCAAAAAGTACGGACTAAACAACCAAGATACCTCGATTATCCTGGTATGCAAACAAGATGAGTATGCGGAACCGGATGCGTCGGGGATGCGGCACCGTCTGGGGGCTTCTCTGGCTGAAGACCGTCTTTATTCGGAGCGTGATGCGCATTACGAGATGATCAAGAGGGCATTCTCGGCACTGGGGCTTCCTTTTGTCATGTTCAATAAGAATGATGTGTTCGTGATCTTGACGTTTCTGAAGGATCCGGCATGGGAGGAACAAGGTTTGCTGCAACGCCTGGAAGACATGACCGAGCAGATGCACGCGGATTCCGGGCTTAACTTCTCCATGGGCATCGGGAATCCGGTGACAAATGTGCTGGATTTGGAGCTGTCATACAAGGAAGCCGTGAAAGCCTTGCAAACGGGAGTGCGGATGAACAAAGGCCGTTTCGTGCATTCCTATCAGATTCATGAGGTCAGCCGGCTGTTGCGCATGATTCCGTATGATGAACTGAAGCAATTTTATATGGAAACGTTCAGGGAATTAGTCTCTTCCCATGATGGGGAGAACAGCGAGCTCTTGCGCACACTCTGCGTTTACTATGAGAATCACTGCGCTTTGGCGGAGACGGCGAAGCAATTGTATGTGCATCGGAACACGGTGATTTACAGGCTGGAGAAATGCGAGAAGCTTACAGGACGCCGGTTGAAGGATCCGATGGAGAGCTTGCGGTTCCGAATCGCGTTCACTTTGGAGCCGTTGATCAAGGTGAAGCCTTCATAG